In Rhodococcus sp. OK302, one genomic interval encodes:
- a CDS encoding TetR family transcriptional regulator codes for MMGTTLPRIAEVRDAAEPSSDEQRARHVRMLQAAEELATEKELARVQMHEVAKRAGVAIGTLYRYFPSKTHLFVAVMVEQIDQIGDNFTKQQVNSGNPQDAVYEVLVRATRGLLRRPALSTAMLQSTSTANVATVPDAGKIDRGFRQIVLDAAGIENPTEDDNTALRLLMQLWFGVIQSCLNGRISIPDAEYDIRKGCDLLLVNLSQH; via the coding sequence ATGATGGGGACGACGTTGCCGAGAATTGCCGAGGTCAGGGACGCTGCCGAGCCCAGTTCGGACGAGCAGCGCGCGCGCCACGTCCGAATGTTGCAAGCGGCGGAGGAGTTGGCGACTGAGAAGGAGCTTGCTCGCGTCCAGATGCACGAGGTCGCGAAGCGTGCCGGTGTCGCTATCGGGACGCTGTACCGCTATTTCCCGTCGAAGACGCACCTGTTTGTTGCGGTGATGGTCGAGCAGATCGATCAGATCGGCGACAACTTCACCAAACAGCAGGTGAACTCGGGAAATCCACAAGACGCGGTCTACGAAGTCCTGGTGCGCGCCACCCGCGGATTACTGCGTCGGCCGGCCCTCTCGACAGCGATGCTGCAATCGACCAGCACCGCCAACGTCGCAACAGTCCCCGACGCCGGAAAGATCGATCGCGGTTTTCGTCAGATCGTCTTGGATGCGGCGGGCATCGAGAACCCCACCGAAGACGACAACACCGCGTTGCGTTTGCTGATGCAACTGTGGTTCGGCGTGATCCAGTCCTGCCTCAACGGTCGCATCTCGATTCCCGACGCGGAGTACGACATTCGTAAGGGCTGCGACTTACTTCTGGTGAATCTCTCGCAGCACTGA